The region TCGTCGTCGGCCCGGGGCGGTACATCGAAGCGATCAACGATGCCATCGATAATAATCACGGTTTCCTCGGGCTCAATCTCCTTATGGACGAGAGCACCAACGAAGAGACCGATCTCGCCGAATCGTCGCTCTACAAGACCGGGGTTGTAGCCAAGATATTCAAGAAGCTCAATCTTCCCGACAATGGCGTCAACATACTTATCAATTCGATACGCCGCTACAAGATACTTAAATTCGAATCGTTCTCCCCCTTCATACGCGTCGAACCGCTCTACATCCCGGATGTGACCACGATCAAGACCGATGACGATGCGCTTGAAATGAAAGCGTTCACCCGCGCGCTCATCGCCGAGGTGAAGGAAGTATCCGAGGACAACCCGCTCTTTACCGAGGAGATGCGATTGACCATGGTGAATGTGGACGAGCCGGGCAAGCTCGCCGACTTCATCACTTCCATGCTCAATGTCGAGCGCTCGAAGCAGCAGGAGATACTTGAGACATACGACGTGCGCGAACGCATGCACAAAGTGCTTGACCTTGTCAGAAAAGAGAAAGAGATAGTCAAGATACAGCACAAGATTCAGGGCAAGATAAACGAGACGGTGCAGAAGCAGCAGCGCGATTATTTTCTCCGCGAACAGCTGAAGGAGATACAGAAAGAGCTCGGGGTGGCCACCGACGAACGCACAAAAACGCTCGAACGCTTCAAGAAGATAATCTCCGAGCTCAAGGTCAACGAGGAAGTGCTCGAGAAGATGAC is a window of Spirochaetota bacterium DNA encoding:
- a CDS encoding LON peptidase substrate-binding domain-containing protein; the protein is MEEKQDEPQPLVLVEERLPARINVIPIKTKPIFPGLYTPLVVGPGRYIEAINDAIDNNHGFLGLNLLMDESTNEETDLAESSLYKTGVVAKIFKKLNLPDNGVNILINSIRRYKILKFESFSPFIRVEPLYIPDVTTIKTDDDALEMKAFTRALIAEVKEVSEDNPLFTEEMRLTMVNVDEPGKLADFITSMLNVERSKQQEILETYDVRERMHKVLDLVRKEKEIVKIQHKIQGKINETVQKQQRDYFLREQLKEIQKELGVATDERTKTLERFKKIISELKVNEEVLEKMTQEIEKFEMTDSHSPEFAITRNYLETALTLPWNTESTESIDLKKAKKILDADHYGLDDVKERILEFLAVRKLKPGTKGSIICLVGPPGVGKTSMGKSIAGSLNRKFFRFSLGGMRDEAEIKGHRRTYIGAMPGKII